From bacterium, a single genomic window includes:
- a CDS encoding ABC transporter substrate-binding protein gives MIAKRWGIPILVLALAASAGWAAQSQPVKIGLAVGITGDISVYGEPIRNGFMLAFKQINDKGQVKIDPILEDTGGGRDGAINVFQKFIQRDQVAAILGPVLSSQAFGADPLAVQAGVPVVGVSNTAKGIPQIGPTIFRVSAPEAVQIPKSIAVAKATLNLQRVVVLYDNADDFTVSGYKTFAEELQKNGIQIADTITFARGDSDFSAQLTKAKAANPQAIVVSALAREGTLLLIQAHNLGITVPFIGGNGFNDTNIITRAGAAAEGLIVGTAWVPSAPTSVNLKFYDSYRATYKKEPNQFAAQAYAGALVVAEAVRRANLTGGEDIKAQRGRIAQALTTIKNFETPLGRISIGPDRDVIQPRTYVAVVRGGRFVELTPSK, from the coding sequence GATCGCAAAGCGATGGGGAATCCCGATACTGGTGCTGGCCCTCGCCGCGTCGGCCGGGTGGGCGGCGCAGTCTCAACCGGTGAAGATCGGCCTCGCCGTCGGCATCACCGGCGACATCTCGGTGTACGGTGAGCCGATCCGAAACGGCTTCATGCTGGCGTTCAAGCAAATCAACGACAAGGGACAGGTGAAGATCGATCCGATCCTTGAAGACACCGGCGGCGGGCGGGACGGCGCGATTAACGTGTTCCAAAAGTTCATCCAGCGCGATCAGGTCGCGGCCATCCTCGGCCCCGTTCTGAGCTCGCAGGCATTCGGTGCCGATCCGCTCGCCGTGCAGGCGGGGGTGCCGGTCGTCGGCGTCAGCAATACCGCCAAGGGCATCCCGCAGATCGGCCCGACGATCTTCCGGGTGTCGGCGCCAGAGGCTGTACAGATCCCGAAGTCGATCGCCGTGGCAAAGGCAACCCTCAACCTCCAGCGGGTCGTCGTCCTCTACGATAACGCCGACGACTTTACGGTATCGGGCTACAAAACGTTCGCCGAGGAACTGCAGAAGAATGGGATCCAGATCGCCGACACGATCACCTTCGCCAGAGGGGACAGCGACTTCTCGGCGCAGCTCACCAAAGCGAAGGCGGCCAACCCCCAGGCGATCGTGGTCAGCGCCCTGGCTCGCGAAGGAACCCTGCTCCTGATTCAGGCCCACAACCTCGGCATCACCGTCCCGTTCATCGGCGGCAACGGGTTCAACGACACCAACATCATCACCCGAGCGGGGGCGGCGGCGGAGGGGCTGATCGTCGGCACCGCCTGGGTGCCGAGCGCGCCGACTTCGGTCAACCTCAAGTTTTACGATTCGTACCGGGCCACGTACAAGAAGGAGCCCAACCAGTTTGCCGCCCAGGCGTACGCGGGCGCCTTGGTCGTAGCCGAGGCGGTCCGTCGTGCGAACCTGACGGGCGGCGAAGACATCAAGGCGCAGCGCGGCAGGATCGCCCAGGCCCTTACCACGATCAAGAACTTTGAAACTCCGCTGGGGAGGATCAGCATCGGGCCGGACCGGGACGTCATCCAGCCGCGCACGTACGTCGCGGTGGTGCGCGGCGGCCGATTCGTCGAGTTGACCCCTTCGAAGTAG
- a CDS encoding branched-chain amino acid ABC transporter permease produces the protein MSVILSFYAAYSTLILFAGVAALLALSIYVTLMAGQLSLGNAALAAIGGYAAAILTRNYHTPLWVALLAGSGLAMLVAVVIGVPSLRLRGVYLAIATLAFGEVVRVVALNLKITGGALGLVGIPALVTFWHVYGILLAAAFFFYRLERSKVGRAFAAIRQDETAAQAMGIRITYYKVLAFALAGLISGLAGGLSVHFTYIINPAQASFSEAVNILTYAIFGGTASFFGPIIGGMVLTILPESLRFLREYRLLMNGAILVLVTIYLPNGVLSPRLWRWRRARL, from the coding sequence ATGTCCGTGATCCTTTCGTTTTATGCCGCCTACAGCACGCTGATCCTCTTTGCCGGGGTGGCGGCCCTCCTCGCCCTGTCCATCTACGTCACACTGATGGCCGGCCAGCTCTCCCTCGGCAACGCCGCCCTGGCAGCGATCGGAGGCTACGCGGCGGCGATCTTGACTCGCAACTATCACACCCCGCTGTGGGTCGCCCTTCTCGCCGGATCCGGGCTGGCGATGCTCGTCGCGGTCGTCATTGGGGTTCCGTCGCTCCGGCTGCGCGGCGTCTACCTGGCCATCGCCACCCTCGCCTTCGGCGAGGTCGTCCGCGTCGTCGCCCTCAACCTCAAGATCACGGGGGGCGCGTTGGGGTTGGTGGGAATTCCGGCGCTGGTCACCTTCTGGCACGTCTACGGCATCTTGCTGGCGGCCGCATTCTTCTTCTACCGTCTGGAGCGGTCGAAGGTCGGGCGGGCGTTCGCCGCGATCCGCCAGGATGAGACCGCCGCCCAGGCGATGGGGATTCGGATCACCTACTACAAGGTGCTGGCCTTCGCCCTCGCCGGCCTCATCTCCGGTCTCGCCGGCGGGCTCTCGGTGCACTTCACCTACATCATCAACCCCGCTCAGGCGAGCTTCTCCGAAGCCGTCAACATTCTGACCTACGCGATCTTCGGGGGGACGGCGAGCTTCTTCGGTCCGATCATCGGCGGGATGGTCCTCACAATTCTGCCGGAGTCGCTACGGTTCTTGCGCGAATACCGTCTGCTCATGAACGGCGCGATCC
- a CDS encoding branched-chain amino acid ABC transporter permease translates to MVVFLQQLINGISLGSVYALFALGFTLIFGVLEIINLAHAAILAVGALFAYTLFTRLNANFLEALLGASIGTGLLGIAIDRIAFRPLRVRQAGRLSSLITSIGIALILVNLAQILWGSEPLSYPPSAVPIRFISGGGVTVSLLQIIVLATTVLLLVGLRLLLTRTKLGLAIRAVAENPATASLLGMPFDRVVLFTFFLSSALGGVAGVLVGMLLQGSVSPFMGTTYGLKGLAAIILGGMGDITGAVLGGLVMGIGEIMIVQYLNSSYRDGVAFGLLFLVLVVRPTGLLGQQQGREA, encoded by the coding sequence ATGGTCGTCTTCCTCCAACAGCTGATCAACGGCATCTCCCTCGGTTCGGTCTACGCGCTGTTCGCGCTCGGGTTCACGCTGATCTTCGGCGTGCTCGAAATCATCAACCTGGCCCACGCCGCCATCCTGGCCGTCGGCGCGTTGTTCGCCTACACGCTGTTCACCCGCCTGAATGCCAACTTCCTCGAGGCCCTGCTCGGTGCCTCGATCGGCACCGGCCTCCTCGGCATCGCCATCGACCGCATCGCCTTTCGCCCGCTCCGCGTCCGCCAGGCCGGCCGCCTGTCGTCGCTGATCACCTCCATCGGCATCGCCCTGATCCTGGTCAATCTGGCGCAGATCCTCTGGGGATCGGAGCCGCTCAGCTATCCTCCGAGTGCGGTGCCCATCCGATTCATTTCCGGCGGCGGGGTCACCGTCAGCCTCCTGCAGATCATCGTCCTGGCCACGACGGTCCTGCTGCTGGTCGGCCTCCGCCTGCTCCTCACCCGCACCAAGCTGGGGCTGGCGATCCGGGCGGTCGCCGAGAACCCCGCCACGGCGAGCCTCCTCGGGATGCCGTTCGACCGGGTGGTGCTGTTCACGTTCTTCCTCAGCTCCGCCCTCGGTGGTGTCGCCGGGGTGTTGGTCGGCATGCTCCTCCAGGGGAGCGTCTCCCCATTCATGGGCACCACCTACGGGCTCAAAGGGCTCGCCGCGATCATCCTCGGAGGCATGGGAGACATCACCGGCGCCGTGCTGGGAGGCCTGGTGATGGGCATCGGCGAGATCATGATCGTCCAGTACCTGAACAGCAGCTACCGGGACGGCGTCGCCTTCGGGCTGCTGTTCCTCGTGCTGGTCGTGAGGCCCACCGGCCTGTTAGGACAGCAGCAGGGCCGCGAGGCCTGA